One genomic window of Prosthecobacter algae includes the following:
- a CDS encoding sialate O-acetylesterase: MKFAPSLSLFLSTLSLHAELRLPAVIGDNMVIQQKQANPIWGWDTPGTEVTVKFAGQTKTAKADDKGKWTVKLDSVPANAKPATLSIQGTTAKDLKNVLVGEVWICSGQSNMGFTVDRTWTADLDMAQAKYPLIRLISVPQVGTQDIQDNFQGQWEECSPATVGSFSAVGYHYGRVLHEMLGVPVGLIDNAWGGSAAEAWVKRDLLEKDARFKDIIERWQKTESTFTQEDFDKQVAAHQAKAEAWAVARKEAIKAGKPLPPPLSRAPQNPMKGQHRPGNLYAGVLHPTIGYGIKGVIWYQGESNASRAKEYRDLFPFMIQHWRNEWKQGDFPFYWVQLADFKDYVTAPGDSEWAELREAQTLTMSKLPNTGECVITDLGEANDIHPKNKRDVAERLARWALVKDYGFKLPYRSPTYKSVKFEDGQAILTFDHAESGLRVVDVDEVRGFAICGEDRQWVAADAVILPDNKQSPRTPRGNQIAVSSKQVAKPVAVRFAWADNPVANVYSAEGLPVNPFRTDDFPMITDPANPNSTAAQAAKRLEEVRLRSEATKKKLEATKKQVEALKKKAL, encoded by the coding sequence ATGAAGTTTGCCCCGAGTCTTTCTCTCTTCTTATCCACGCTGTCGCTACACGCTGAGCTGCGCCTTCCCGCCGTCATTGGCGACAATATGGTGATACAGCAAAAGCAAGCCAACCCCATCTGGGGCTGGGACACACCAGGAACCGAGGTCACCGTCAAATTCGCGGGCCAAACCAAGACCGCAAAGGCAGATGACAAGGGCAAGTGGACTGTGAAGCTGGATAGCGTGCCTGCGAATGCCAAACCTGCGACCCTTTCCATCCAAGGCACGACGGCCAAAGATCTGAAAAACGTGCTGGTGGGAGAAGTATGGATCTGCTCCGGCCAGTCCAACATGGGTTTTACAGTGGACCGCACCTGGACGGCGGATTTGGACATGGCCCAGGCCAAATATCCACTCATTCGCCTCATCTCCGTGCCACAGGTAGGCACGCAAGATATTCAAGATAACTTCCAAGGTCAGTGGGAGGAGTGCTCCCCTGCCACGGTCGGCAGCTTCAGCGCGGTGGGTTATCACTATGGCCGCGTGCTGCATGAGATGTTAGGCGTGCCAGTGGGCCTGATTGACAACGCCTGGGGTGGCAGCGCCGCCGAGGCCTGGGTGAAACGTGATCTGCTGGAAAAAGATGCGCGTTTCAAAGACATCATTGAGCGCTGGCAAAAGACTGAGTCCACCTTCACTCAGGAAGACTTCGACAAACAAGTGGCTGCTCATCAGGCCAAAGCTGAGGCCTGGGCCGTTGCGCGCAAAGAAGCTATCAAAGCAGGCAAGCCGCTGCCACCCCCGCTTTCCCGTGCCCCACAAAATCCGATGAAGGGCCAACACCGCCCCGGCAATTTGTACGCAGGCGTCCTCCACCCGACCATCGGCTACGGCATCAAGGGCGTGATTTGGTACCAGGGCGAAAGCAATGCGAGCCGCGCCAAGGAATACCGCGATCTTTTCCCCTTCATGATTCAGCATTGGCGCAATGAGTGGAAGCAGGGCGACTTCCCTTTCTACTGGGTGCAGTTGGCCGATTTCAAAGACTATGTGACCGCCCCTGGCGACAGTGAGTGGGCCGAGCTGCGTGAAGCGCAGACGCTGACGATGAGCAAGCTGCCTAACACCGGTGAGTGCGTGATCACCGATTTAGGTGAAGCCAATGACATCCACCCCAAAAATAAACGCGACGTGGCCGAGCGCCTCGCCCGCTGGGCGCTGGTGAAGGACTATGGATTCAAGCTCCCCTACCGCAGCCCGACCTACAAGAGCGTGAAGTTTGAAGACGGACAAGCCATCCTCACCTTTGACCATGCCGAGTCTGGCCTGCGTGTGGTGGATGTGGATGAAGTGCGCGGTTTTGCCATCTGCGGTGAAGACCGCCAGTGGGTGGCGGCGGATGCGGTGATCCTGCCAGACAACAAGCAAAGTCCTCGCACCCCACGGGGCAACCAGATTGCCGTGAGCAGCAAACAAGTGGCCAAGCCTGTGGCCGTGCGCTTTGCCTGGGCGGACAATCCGGTGGCCAATGTCTATTCCGCCGAGGGCCTACCCGTGAACCCCTTCCGCACCGATGACTTCCCCATGATCACCGATCCGGCGAACCCCAACAGTACCGCCGCCCAGGCCGCAAAACGTCTGGAAGAAGTACGTCTCCGTTCGGAAGCCACTAAAAAGAAGCTAGAGGCGACGAAAAAACAGGTCGAGGCCCTCAAGAAGAAGGCTCTCTGA
- the bioF gene encoding 8-amino-7-oxononanoate synthase, whose amino-acid sequence MSWEIQPQLDQLRGEGLWRELRTMDSPQGPLLEHEGREFLNFSSNDYLGLATSAELKAALHEGVERYGAGSGASRLVCGSLRPHADLEAALADFKGAEAALTFSSGFAVPVGTLPALMSPGDTILMDKLSHACLVDAARLSGATLRIFPHNHLGKLERLLKTAQGRVLIITESIFSMDGDAAPLREIVELKDRYGAWLLVDEAHAVGALGPQGRGLAAALGLEGRIELQMGTLSKALGLSGGYLAASRQVIDLLINRARSFIYTTAALPAVAHAALRALELIRGAEGDRRRSLLHAHVEKVRSSLGLEHTSSSAILPLILGDETAAMAASATLRDAGLMVPAIRFPTVARGSARLRITLSAGHQPEQVARLIEQLKLLGS is encoded by the coding sequence GTGAGCTGGGAGATCCAGCCGCAACTGGATCAGCTCCGCGGAGAAGGGCTCTGGCGTGAACTGCGAACGATGGATTCGCCGCAGGGACCCCTGCTGGAGCATGAGGGCCGGGAGTTTCTCAATTTCTCCTCCAATGATTACCTGGGGCTCGCCACCTCGGCGGAGCTGAAGGCAGCCTTGCATGAGGGCGTGGAACGTTATGGAGCGGGCTCGGGTGCCTCGCGTCTCGTCTGCGGCAGCCTGCGTCCCCATGCAGATCTGGAGGCGGCACTGGCGGACTTTAAGGGAGCTGAAGCCGCGCTTACTTTTTCCAGCGGCTTCGCTGTCCCGGTCGGCACTTTGCCAGCCCTAATGAGTCCAGGCGACACCATCCTGATGGATAAGCTGAGCCATGCCTGCCTGGTGGATGCGGCACGTCTCAGCGGGGCCACCTTGCGCATATTTCCGCACAATCATCTGGGCAAGCTAGAGCGCCTCCTGAAAACGGCCCAGGGCCGGGTGCTCATCATCACGGAATCCATCTTCAGCATGGATGGAGATGCCGCGCCTCTGCGTGAAATCGTGGAACTGAAAGATCGCTATGGCGCTTGGCTGCTGGTGGATGAAGCGCACGCGGTGGGAGCACTCGGCCCGCAGGGCAGGGGGCTCGCCGCAGCCCTGGGGCTGGAAGGGCGCATCGAGCTGCAAATGGGCACGCTGAGCAAGGCCTTGGGCCTCAGTGGCGGTTATCTGGCCGCTTCTCGGCAGGTGATTGACCTGCTGATCAATCGCGCCCGCAGTTTCATCTACACCACCGCCGCGCTGCCAGCCGTGGCCCATGCGGCACTCCGGGCTCTGGAATTAATTCGTGGTGCCGAGGGGGATCGCAGACGCAGCCTGCTTCATGCGCATGTGGAGAAAGTACGCTCTTCTCTGGGGCTGGAGCATACCTCCTCCAGTGCCATTCTTCCTCTGATTCTGGGCGATGAAACCGCCGCTATGGCCGCCAGTGCGACCCTGCGTGACGCAGGACTGATGGTGCCGGCGATCCGTTTCCCAACGGTGGCCAGGGGCAGTGCAAGACTGCGAATCACGCTTTCTGCTGGCCATCAGCCGGAGCAGGTGGCCAGATTGATCGAGCAGCTTAAGCTGTTAGGGAGTTGA
- a CDS encoding tetratricopeptide repeat protein has product MNLSPVPALHSIRFLLLLSSAAFGLIAQEPAAPPAPATPPAAPASPESPAPLPPAAAPEASAPAAKPPIPAAVPNMTLVPPGKTVGLPDNTTVLAQKAATAFGEQKWEEARAAYEEMLKLDERNALAWANLGAVEQQAGKTKEALECFEKSVIINPNLAQSWSALGLIYSSNGDTYRAISCFTRAIHEEPTDARAHNYLAIASKNLGWIDAAQNELQRAIELNPQYGIAHFNLALLYLDQKPPALELAKRHYEKAVSLGVEKDEIVERRLKE; this is encoded by the coding sequence ATGAATCTTTCGCCTGTGCCCGCCCTTCACTCCATCCGTTTTCTCCTTTTGCTCTCGAGTGCTGCGTTTGGCCTGATCGCCCAGGAACCTGCAGCCCCTCCAGCCCCGGCAACGCCGCCTGCAGCTCCAGCTTCTCCTGAGTCCCCAGCACCCCTGCCACCTGCTGCGGCACCTGAAGCCTCTGCCCCGGCTGCCAAGCCGCCGATACCTGCTGCCGTGCCCAACATGACCCTGGTTCCCCCCGGGAAAACGGTCGGATTGCCAGACAACACCACCGTTTTGGCGCAAAAGGCTGCCACGGCTTTTGGCGAACAGAAATGGGAGGAAGCCCGCGCTGCCTATGAAGAGATGCTGAAGCTGGACGAGCGCAATGCGCTGGCCTGGGCCAACCTAGGCGCGGTGGAACAGCAGGCGGGGAAAACCAAGGAGGCGCTGGAGTGCTTTGAGAAGTCGGTGATCATCAATCCGAATCTGGCGCAGTCCTGGAGTGCGTTGGGGCTGATCTATTCCTCCAACGGCGACACTTATCGGGCCATCTCCTGCTTTACCCGGGCCATTCATGAAGAGCCGACCGATGCGCGTGCGCACAACTATCTGGCCATCGCATCGAAAAATCTCGGCTGGATTGATGCCGCGCAAAATGAACTGCAGCGCGCCATCGAACTGAATCCTCAGTATGGCATTGCCCATTTCAATCTGGCCTTGCTTTACCTGGACCAGAAACCCCCTGCACTGGAGCTGGCCAAACGGCACTATGAGAAAGCAGTCTCCCTGGGGGTGGAAAAGGATGAGATCGTGGAGCGGAGGCTGAAGGAGTGA
- the lexA gene encoding transcriptional repressor LexA — MFDLSTKLTDRQRELLEYLRQYQRENGVMPSTRDIQRHFGFSSQTAAMSHLRALEKKGVIQRHSHKARAVVFPEDLERAEILDIPLYGMIPAGYASPQEQQADGSIAVDVNTLGLGRNAKAFALKVRGESMIGANICDGDMVILEAKEPRPRDIVAALIDGETTLKRFVVKDGQPYLQAENPDFPDLIPANELLIQGVMQALIRQVGRD, encoded by the coding sequence ATGTTCGACCTCAGCACCAAACTCACCGACCGCCAGCGCGAATTGCTGGAATACCTGCGCCAGTACCAGCGCGAAAACGGTGTCATGCCCAGCACGCGTGACATTCAGCGTCATTTTGGCTTCTCCAGCCAGACGGCGGCGATGAGTCACCTCCGGGCTCTCGAGAAAAAAGGAGTCATCCAGCGCCATTCCCACAAGGCCCGTGCCGTAGTGTTTCCAGAAGACCTGGAACGGGCCGAGATCCTAGACATTCCTCTGTATGGGATGATCCCCGCAGGCTATGCCAGCCCGCAGGAACAGCAAGCCGATGGATCCATTGCCGTGGATGTGAACACCTTGGGACTGGGCCGCAATGCCAAGGCATTCGCCCTCAAAGTTCGCGGTGAGTCCATGATCGGTGCGAACATTTGCGATGGGGACATGGTAATTCTGGAAGCCAAAGAACCGCGTCCGCGCGACATCGTGGCCGCTCTCATTGATGGTGAAACCACCCTGAAACGTTTTGTGGTCAAAGATGGACAGCCCTATCTCCAGGCTGAAAATCCTGATTTCCCGGACCTGATCCCTGCCAACGAACTCCTGATTCAGGGCGTGATGCAGGCGCTGATCCGCCAGGTAGGCCGTGACTGA
- a CDS encoding thermonuclease family protein, giving the protein MRRRRRSLPLSWLGLLLLVALGTQAWKEVQKQQRLPEIRTGKAAKVFEVMLGAQLLDDKNNDGDSFKIRYRGKVHELRLYFADCPEKRRHAYNAERLQEQGQYFGGLDEARTVALGQQAQTFTRQWLQGRPFTVYTKWQSVFDSGRHYAFVVFPDGEDLSAKLVREGLARIHTTGTTLPDGRSATAYVQHLRAIELEARAAGRGGWAR; this is encoded by the coding sequence ATGCGTCGTCGCCGTCGTTCGTTGCCGCTTTCGTGGCTGGGCCTGCTTCTGCTGGTAGCCTTGGGAACCCAGGCCTGGAAAGAAGTGCAGAAGCAGCAGCGGCTCCCAGAGATCCGGACTGGCAAAGCGGCTAAAGTTTTCGAAGTGATGCTGGGTGCCCAGCTTCTGGACGATAAGAACAACGACGGCGACAGCTTCAAGATCAGATACCGGGGCAAGGTGCACGAGCTGCGGTTGTATTTTGCGGACTGCCCCGAAAAACGTCGGCATGCCTACAATGCAGAACGGCTGCAAGAACAGGGGCAGTACTTTGGCGGCCTAGATGAGGCCCGCACTGTCGCTTTGGGGCAACAGGCCCAGACCTTCACCCGCCAATGGCTGCAGGGGCGTCCCTTCACGGTCTATACCAAATGGCAGAGCGTCTTCGACAGCGGCCGCCATTACGCCTTTGTCGTTTTTCCGGATGGAGAGGATCTTTCGGCCAAGCTGGTGCGCGAAGGCTTGGCGCGCATTCACACCACGGGCACCACGCTGCCCGATGGCCGCAGTGCCACAGCCTATGTCCAGCACCTGCGGGCGATTGAGTTGGAAGCCCGAGCCGCCGGACGTGGGGGCTGGGCCCGATAG
- a CDS encoding type II secretion system protein, which produces MKAAIHSQNIHSGFSLIEMLMTLSILGIMTSLALAWFGGDVGAVRQARDQRNAQTLCTLCQSVEAAGINLAAEESTALDVLRRLVEGVTIQKGALKGRTFQLPGLGKEELEAASRYITIQDGQVRYEPNGQVTPGQTPSGEQI; this is translated from the coding sequence ATGAAAGCCGCGATCCATTCCCAGAACATTCATTCCGGTTTCAGCCTTATCGAAATGCTGATGACCCTGAGTATTCTAGGGATCATGACCAGCCTGGCGCTGGCTTGGTTCGGCGGCGATGTGGGGGCAGTGAGGCAAGCCCGTGACCAGCGGAATGCCCAGACGCTTTGCACCCTGTGCCAATCCGTGGAGGCTGCGGGAATCAACCTCGCGGCGGAGGAATCGACCGCGCTGGATGTTCTGCGCCGACTGGTGGAAGGCGTCACCATTCAAAAAGGTGCCCTGAAGGGTCGTACCTTCCAGCTTCCTGGCCTGGGGAAAGAGGAACTGGAAGCCGCCTCCCGTTACATTACCATCCAGGATGGACAGGTACGCTACGAACCCAACGGTCAGGTTACACCTGGGCAGACCCCATCGGGTGAACAGATCTAA
- a CDS encoding ABC transporter permease, giving the protein MVNRASLFLALRYLRPKRSFLSVITAISILGVAVGVLMMVVVRAVMLGFEVDFRDTLVGAEPHVLVAKDSSAQNAPPWQEALKAARAQAGTVSAAPYAGGILYMARDDYQTGTQVFGLSRDEGAANLNKLTRHLLDGSLDLPEDSIVISDYHAQQLGVRVGEEISVYASQNVNQAVRQYGLAEDQESEEKKKAILDAIKLNPQTLRVSGVLRSETGGYNGYVSLKTGQKLFQLGQEVTGIAMEIKDPQQAKEFAAGMKPGLPSWTFTLWTDAGESRLAAMQNEQTMMKFVLLIIAVVAAFSVMNTTITVTTQKRREIGVLAALGSRPWQIVNVFLLQAIVVGVIGTFVGLAGSMIVLWLRNDIRSLLTLATGGQVHAVEGVFLSTIPAHIQPWDVTLTCLISVALCVVAGLIPAWFASRVEPAVALRD; this is encoded by the coding sequence ATGGTGAACCGCGCCTCCCTTTTCCTAGCCCTGCGCTACCTGCGCCCCAAACGCTCCTTTCTCTCGGTGATCACAGCGATCTCCATCCTCGGAGTCGCTGTGGGCGTGCTGATGATGGTGGTGGTGCGCGCCGTCATGCTCGGTTTTGAAGTGGACTTCCGAGACACCCTTGTAGGGGCGGAACCCCACGTGCTGGTGGCCAAGGACAGCAGCGCCCAAAACGCCCCACCCTGGCAGGAAGCGCTTAAAGCGGCCCGCGCGCAAGCGGGCACCGTTTCCGCCGCACCCTACGCGGGCGGCATTCTCTACATGGCCCGGGATGACTACCAGACAGGCACGCAGGTCTTTGGCCTGTCCCGCGACGAAGGGGCCGCCAACCTCAACAAGCTGACCCGCCACCTTCTGGACGGCAGCCTCGACCTTCCTGAGGACAGCATCGTCATCAGCGATTACCACGCCCAGCAGCTCGGTGTGCGTGTGGGTGAGGAGATCAGCGTCTATGCCTCCCAAAATGTGAACCAGGCCGTGCGGCAATACGGCCTGGCTGAAGACCAGGAATCCGAGGAGAAAAAAAAGGCGATCCTGGATGCCATCAAGCTGAACCCGCAGACCCTGCGTGTCTCTGGCGTGCTACGGTCCGAGACAGGCGGCTACAACGGCTACGTCTCACTGAAAACCGGCCAAAAACTCTTCCAGTTAGGCCAGGAGGTCACTGGAATCGCTATGGAAATCAAGGATCCTCAGCAGGCCAAGGAGTTCGCCGCCGGAATGAAGCCTGGGCTGCCGAGCTGGACCTTCACGCTGTGGACAGATGCAGGCGAATCCCGCCTGGCTGCCATGCAGAATGAGCAGACGATGATGAAGTTTGTCCTGCTCATCATCGCTGTGGTCGCCGCCTTTTCCGTGATGAACACTACCATCACCGTCACCACACAGAAACGGCGCGAGATCGGCGTGCTGGCCGCCCTGGGCAGCCGCCCGTGGCAGATCGTGAATGTGTTTCTCCTCCAGGCCATCGTGGTGGGGGTCATCGGCACCTTTGTCGGTCTCGCGGGCAGCATGATCGTGCTCTGGCTACGCAATGACATCCGTTCCCTTCTGACATTGGCCACCGGTGGGCAGGTACATGCAGTGGAGGGAGTGTTCCTTTCCACCATCCCGGCCCACATCCAGCCCTGGGATGTCACCCTCACCTGCCTCATTTCCGTGGCCCTGTGCGTCGTCGCCGGGTTGATCCCCGCCTGGTTTGCCTCCCGGGTGGAACCTGCCGTGGCCCTGCGAGACTGA
- a CDS encoding FtsX-like permease family protein, which yields MLSNAPLFLALRYLRPKRSLVSIISLISVLGVMLGVGVLVVVMSVFKGWQVEFKQLLLGFEPHVVLVQDSPFVGELPEGAPKPFRSNWREVLKDMKQRPGVLSATPIAEGMIAARNGDSDPEAAELLGLRDEADNDLLKKLSKHLLEGEFNLKEDNIIITDKLAKKLKVKVGDVLSILASDTIRQMIRNLREAEETTDPAQASAAREEIVVLPRDLTVVAIVRADTAGDRCYTPLNVGQELFNLEGDVSGLEIELANPDQAEDFVQQLFEANALPMDWNARTWINTLGSKLRDVENQQSLMYFLLFFIMLVAAICVMNTTITVTVQKRREIGILTALGSRAQQIIGIFLVQAGIVAVFGIILGIIGGMTVLHFRNDLRDLIAEKTGRDFFSKDIYFLSEIPAHIQMVDLSFICGLAIVLCLLAALIPAWFAARVDPAVALRD from the coding sequence ATGCTTTCCAACGCCCCTCTCTTTCTGGCTCTGCGTTACCTCCGGCCCAAGCGGTCGCTGGTCTCCATCATCTCGCTCATCTCGGTGCTTGGCGTCATGCTCGGCGTGGGCGTGCTGGTGGTGGTGATGTCCGTCTTCAAAGGCTGGCAGGTCGAGTTCAAGCAACTGCTCCTCGGCTTTGAGCCGCATGTGGTTTTGGTGCAGGACAGCCCTTTCGTGGGGGAACTCCCTGAAGGCGCCCCGAAGCCCTTCCGCTCCAACTGGCGTGAGGTGCTGAAGGACATGAAACAGCGCCCGGGCGTTCTTTCCGCCACCCCCATCGCCGAAGGGATGATCGCTGCCCGCAATGGCGATTCCGACCCTGAGGCAGCCGAGCTTTTGGGGCTGCGAGATGAGGCGGACAACGACCTGCTGAAAAAGCTCTCCAAACATCTCCTCGAGGGCGAGTTTAACCTCAAGGAGGACAACATCATCATCACCGACAAGCTGGCGAAAAAGCTGAAGGTCAAAGTGGGGGATGTGCTCTCCATTCTCGCTTCCGACACGATCCGTCAAATGATCCGCAACCTCCGCGAGGCGGAAGAAACAACCGACCCCGCCCAGGCCAGCGCCGCCCGCGAAGAAATCGTCGTCCTGCCGCGAGACCTCACGGTCGTCGCCATCGTCCGGGCGGACACGGCCGGGGATCGTTGCTACACGCCGCTCAATGTCGGCCAGGAGCTCTTCAACCTTGAAGGCGATGTCAGCGGCCTGGAGATTGAGCTCGCCAATCCGGACCAGGCCGAGGACTTCGTGCAGCAGCTTTTTGAGGCCAATGCGCTGCCCATGGACTGGAATGCGCGCACCTGGATCAACACCCTCGGTTCCAAGCTGCGGGATGTGGAAAACCAGCAGTCACTGATGTATTTCCTGCTCTTCTTCATCATGCTTGTGGCCGCCATCTGCGTGATGAACACAACCATCACCGTCACCGTGCAAAAGCGACGTGAGATCGGCATCCTCACCGCGCTTGGCAGCCGGGCGCAGCAGATCATCGGCATCTTCCTGGTACAGGCGGGAATTGTGGCCGTCTTTGGCATCATTCTTGGCATCATCGGCGGCATGACTGTTCTGCATTTCCGCAACGATCTGCGCGACCTGATCGCTGAAAAAACCGGTCGTGATTTCTTCTCCAAGGACATCTATTTCCTCAGCGAAATCCCCGCCCACATCCAGATGGTGGACCTCTCTTTTATCTGCGGTCTGGCCATCGTGCTCTGCCTTCTGGCCGCTCTCATCCCTGCCTGGTTTGCGGCGCGCGTGGACCCTGCTGTGGCCCTGCGGGATTAA